From one Planktothrix agardhii NIES-204 genomic stretch:
- a CDS encoding sugar (glycoside-Pentoside-hexuronide) transporter — translation MNSDTSLTVSPHQKLNLSTKLAFGAGDLGPAITANISVFFVLVFLTNVAGLSAGLAGSVLMVGKIWDAINDPIVGVLSDRTVHPWGRRYPWMVFGAVPFGILFFLQWIVPSNNQWFLFGYYVIIGILFNTAYTAVNLPYTALTPELTSDYNERTSLNSFRFSFSISGSIFSLILAQIIFSLFPDSPYQKYLILGAVCAIISVLPLFWCFLGTRKRVLSGNLVADNQDNSDSIPITEQIRIALSNRPFLLVIGIYLCSWLGVQLTASILPYFVVNWMQMPEATFPQVAIAVQGTALVMLFVWSSISKRYGKKSVYFMGMGVWIIAQAGLFFLQPGQVGLMYILAILAGCGVSTAYLVPWSMIPDVIDLDELNTGQRREGVFYSFMVLLQKIGLAVGLFLVGQALDIAGFISTVPGQPAPIQPDSALLAVRFAIGPLPTIVLIIGMIFTFLYPITKEVHADILLQLSEKKRQENLH, via the coding sequence ATGAACTCAGATACTTCTCTAACTGTTTCTCCGCACCAAAAGCTAAATTTATCGACAAAATTAGCTTTTGGTGCGGGGGATTTAGGCCCAGCAATTACTGCTAATATTTCTGTATTTTTTGTTTTGGTTTTTCTGACTAATGTTGCGGGTTTATCTGCCGGATTAGCCGGAAGTGTATTAATGGTGGGAAAAATTTGGGATGCGATTAATGATCCGATTGTGGGAGTATTAAGCGATCGCACAGTTCACCCTTGGGGAAGGCGTTATCCTTGGATGGTTTTTGGTGCAGTTCCCTTTGGGATTCTGTTCTTTTTACAGTGGATTGTTCCGAGTAATAATCAATGGTTTTTATTTGGGTATTATGTGATTATTGGGATTTTATTTAATACCGCTTACACCGCCGTTAATTTACCTTATACTGCCCTAACTCCCGAATTAACATCAGATTATAACGAACGTACCAGTCTCAATAGTTTTCGCTTTTCTTTTTCTATCAGTGGTAGTATTTTTTCCTTGATTTTAGCACAAATTATTTTTAGTTTGTTTCCCGATTCTCCCTATCAAAAATATTTAATTTTAGGGGCAGTTTGTGCGATTATATCGGTTCTTCCTCTGTTTTGGTGTTTCTTGGGTACCAGAAAGCGAGTATTGTCGGGAAATTTAGTCGCAGACAATCAGGATAATTCCGATAGTATTCCCATTACTGAACAAATCAGAATTGCCTTGAGTAATCGACCATTTTTATTAGTGATTGGAATTTATCTTTGTTCCTGGTTAGGAGTTCAACTCACTGCTTCAATTTTACCCTATTTTGTAGTCAATTGGATGCAGATGCCGGAAGCAACTTTTCCCCAGGTGGCAATTGCAGTTCAAGGAACAGCTTTAGTAATGTTATTTGTCTGGAGTTCTATCAGTAAACGCTATGGGAAAAAGTCAGTTTATTTTATGGGGATGGGAGTATGGATTATTGCCCAAGCGGGTTTATTTTTCCTCCAACCTGGACAGGTTGGCTTAATGTATATTCTAGCAATTCTAGCCGGATGCGGGGTCTCAACAGCCTATTTAGTTCCCTGGTCAATGATTCCCGATGTCATTGATTTAGATGAATTAAATACTGGACAAAGACGGGAAGGAGTTTTCTATTCTTTCATGGTTTTATTACAAAAAATTGGGTTAGCCGTTGGCTTATTTTTAGTCGGACAAGCCTTAGATATTGCTGGATTTATTTCCACAGTTCCCGGTCAACCCGCCCCCATTCAACCGGACTCGGCTCTGTTAGCCGTGCGGTTTGCTATTGGCCCTTTACCAACTATTGTCCTAATTATTGGGATGATTTTTACTTTTTTATATCCGATCACAAAAGAGGTTCACGCCGATATTTTACTACAACTTAGCGAGAAAAAACGGCAGGAAAATCTCCATTAA
- a CDS encoding ArsR family transcriptional regulator, whose amino-acid sequence MQLTSTCDYLQLSPAALALMADFFKVLSEVSRLQIICCLKSGAKNVTQIIEATGLGQANVSKHLKLLAQAGIVTRTQQGVSVYYEIANPLLFEVCDLVCESLVAQMQQQNQQLEQLRAIKSAV is encoded by the coding sequence ATGCAACTGACTTCAACCTGCGATTATTTACAATTATCTCCCGCCGCCCTAGCATTAATGGCAGACTTTTTTAAAGTGTTATCAGAAGTAAGTCGCTTACAAATTATTTGCTGTTTAAAATCTGGAGCTAAAAATGTTACCCAAATTATTGAAGCCACCGGGTTAGGACAGGCAAATGTTTCTAAACATTTAAAACTTTTAGCCCAAGCTGGAATTGTGACTCGCACCCAACAAGGGGTTAGTGTTTATTATGAAATTGCTAATCCACTTTTATTTGAAGTTTGTGATTTAGTCTGTGAATCTCTAGTTGCTCAAATGCAGCAACAAAACCAACAGTTAGAGCAACTTCGAGCCATTAAATCTGCTGTTTAG
- a CDS encoding magnesium-protoporphyrin IX monomethyl ester aerobic oxidative cyclase, translated as MSDFNLSLDLGYLTKNRTYTFFKPEWIIFAVYLSEKIGYWRYIKVFRHLENHPEHEYYPLFRLKK; from the coding sequence ATGTCGGATTTTAATTTATCCTTAGATTTAGGCTATTTAACTAAAAACCGGACTTATACGTTCTTTAAACCGGAGTGGATTATTTTCGCGGTTTATTTATCGGAAAAAATTGGTTATTGGCGTTATATTAAGGTTTTTCGTCATTTAGAAAACCATCCCGAACATGAATATTATCCTTTATTCCGATTAAAAAAATAA
- a CDS encoding CHP701-containing protein: MVYTTFIVEDFIGSMTYFWFKSFHIIGMVVWFAGLFYLVRLFVYHAEAEDKPEPARSILKEQYELMEKRLYGIITTPGMVVTVVMAIALLITQPSFLQDMWLHIKLGLVAVLVAYHFYCGRIMRQLATNKIIFTSQQFRSLNEVPTVLLLVIVLLAVFKNNLPINTAIAVTGSFIVGMIVFFQLYAFHRQKNTQQVVSQ, translated from the coding sequence GTGGTTTATACCACCTTTATTGTTGAGGATTTTATTGGATCTATGACTTATTTTTGGTTTAAATCCTTTCATATCATCGGAATGGTTGTCTGGTTTGCGGGTTTATTTTATTTGGTGAGATTATTTGTTTATCACGCCGAAGCCGAAGACAAACCCGAGCCCGCCCGCAGCATTTTAAAAGAACAATATGAATTGATGGAAAAGCGTCTTTATGGGATTATTACAACCCCCGGAATGGTGGTAACGGTGGTGATGGCGATCGCCCTTTTAATTACACAACCCAGTTTTTTACAAGATATGTGGCTGCATATCAAATTAGGATTAGTTGCGGTTTTAGTCGCCTATCATTTTTATTGTGGTCGAATTATGCGACAATTAGCCACAAATAAAATTATATTCACCAGTCAACAATTCCGCAGTCTGAATGAAGTACCAACGGTACTTTTATTGGTGATTGTTTTACTCGCAGTATTCAAAAATAATTTACCCATAAATACAGCTATTGCTGTGACGGGTAGTTTTATTGTAGGGATGATTGTTTTCTTTCAACTCTATGCCTTCCATAGACAAAAAAACACCCAGCAAGTTGTTAGTCAGTAA
- the ho gene encoding heme oxygenase, translating into MSVNLATQLREGTKKSHTMAENVGFIKCFLKGTVEKTSYRKLVGNLYFVYSAMEEEMERHRNHPILSKLYFPELNRKQSLEQDLYFYHGANWKEEVQSSETTKAYVARIREISNSEPELLIAHLYTRYLGDLSGGQILKGIAQNAMNLQDGQGTQFYEFNDIPDEKAFKVNYRQQMDSVDIDQEMATCIVDEANDAFGMNMKMFNELEGNLVKAIGQMLFNTLTRRRTKGATEGLATAAE; encoded by the coding sequence ATGAGCGTTAACTTAGCAACCCAACTGCGAGAAGGCACGAAGAAGTCTCACACAATGGCGGAAAACGTTGGTTTTATCAAGTGCTTTTTAAAGGGTACGGTAGAAAAAACGTCTTACCGGAAATTGGTGGGTAATCTCTATTTTGTTTACTCCGCAATGGAAGAAGAAATGGAGCGCCACCGTAACCATCCAATTTTATCTAAATTGTATTTTCCTGAACTGAATCGCAAACAAAGTTTAGAGCAGGATTTATACTTTTATCATGGTGCAAATTGGAAAGAAGAAGTACAATCTTCTGAAACAACAAAAGCCTATGTTGCTCGAATTCGAGAAATCTCCAATTCTGAACCCGAATTGTTAATTGCACATCTGTATACTCGCTATTTAGGGGATTTGTCCGGGGGGCAAATTCTTAAGGGAATTGCTCAAAATGCGATGAACTTACAGGATGGACAAGGAACTCAGTTTTACGAGTTTAATGATATTCCCGACGAAAAAGCGTTTAAGGTCAATTATCGTCAACAAATGGATAGCGTTGATATTGACCAAGAAATGGCAACTTGCATTGTTGATGAAGCCAATGATGCGTTTGGGATGAACATGAAAATGTTCAACGAATTAGAGGGGAATTTAGTTAAAGCTATTGGTCAAATGTTATTCAATACCTTAACTCGTCGCCGGACAAAAGGGGCAACGGAAGGGTTAGCAACCGCAGCCGAATAA
- a CDS encoding hypothetical protein (stationary-phase survival protein SurE homolog), with protein MKIVLTNDDGIDAPGIKALGEAISGEKIWIAPEKEYSQCGHQVTTNQGIKVEKRSEIEYAIGGTPADCIRLAVSHLCPDLSWVISGINSGGNMGVDVYISGTVAAVREAAIQGIPGIALSQYRKKGKPVNWKTATRWASLVLNELMKHPPQQGYFWNVNFPYLEPEDPDPDMVFCKLGTESLPINYRIEGDYFHYHGNYSDRLYEVGTDVEVCFRGKIAVSLIKL; from the coding sequence ATGAAAATAGTATTAACAAATGATGATGGTATTGATGCACCCGGAATTAAAGCGTTAGGGGAGGCAATTTCTGGGGAAAAAATCTGGATTGCTCCTGAAAAAGAATATTCTCAATGTGGGCATCAAGTGACGACCAATCAAGGAATTAAGGTAGAAAAACGTTCAGAAATTGAATATGCAATTGGGGGAACTCCCGCCGATTGTATTCGGTTAGCGGTGTCCCATCTTTGTCCTGATTTAAGTTGGGTAATTTCGGGGATTAATTCGGGGGGAAATATGGGGGTTGATGTTTATATTTCTGGGACGGTGGCGGCAGTTAGGGAAGCAGCAATTCAAGGAATTCCTGGGATAGCTTTATCCCAATATCGTAAAAAAGGAAAACCCGTAAATTGGAAAACGGCAACCCGTTGGGCAAGTTTGGTGTTAAATGAATTAATGAAACATCCTCCGCAACAGGGGTATTTTTGGAATGTTAATTTTCCCTATTTGGAACCGGAAGACCCTGACCCAGATATGGTATTTTGTAAATTAGGAACTGAATCTTTGCCGATTAATTATAGAATAGAAGGGGATTATTTTCATTATCATGGAAATTATAGTGATCGCCTTTATGAAGTGGGAACGGATGTAGAAGTGTGTTTTCGTGGTAAAATAGCTGTGAGTTTAATTAAATTGTAG
- the recG gene encoding ATP-dependent DNA helicase RecG codes for MKSYQPDWWRFSKALCVEAERGFTNLQGSQYKFHEFFYVSLKELFENAPPETQQRCQDLAEEFLRYPELKLEDRQHLIADTRRFLLQLQRLFDCRNQVSKIRETEQDQKQNQQTVAKTTGITEQAKVVNLSLEQSLEKIIGPRNSDRVAKLGVLTVFDLLYYYPRDHIDYARQVKINELEPGETVTLIAQVKRCNCFSSPRNKKLTILELVLSDNTGQLKISRFYAGNRYSSKGWQHQQKNNYATGALIAASGLVKKNQYGITLDNPELEVLDDAGGQIESMKIGRLLPVYPLSDGVGADVVRKAVIAALPAAKQLADALPEEVLNQYQLIGLTNAIENIHFPPDRDCLSAARRRLVFDEFFYLQLGLLTRRQQQKQVETSAVLAPKGKLIDEFHQMLPFQLTNAQNRVIQEILQDLYSPEPMNRLVQGDVGAGKTVVAVVAMLAAIQAGYQAALMAPTEVLAEQHYRKLVEWFNLMHLPVELLTGSTKAGKRRQIHAHLETGELPVLVGTHALIQDQVNFHRLGLVVIDEQHRFGVQQRARLQQKGESPHVLTMTATPIPRTLALTLHGDLDVSQIDELPPGRQPIQTTILNGKQRRDAYDLIQREVAKGRQVYVVLPLIEESEKLDVKSAVEEHQKLQSKIFPEFKIGLLHGRMSSAEKDQAITLFRDRETQILVSTTVVEVGVDVPNATVMLIENAERFGLSQVHQLRGRVGRGKDKSYCLLMLGGSTPEARQRLQVLEQSQDGFLIAEMDLQLRGPGQVLGTRQSGLPDFALASLVEDQEVLQLARDAAQKVLEKDPKLQGLPLMRDELNRRYIKIMGGSILT; via the coding sequence ATGAAATCTTATCAACCGGACTGGTGGAGATTTAGTAAAGCGTTGTGCGTTGAAGCAGAACGGGGTTTTACAAATTTGCAGGGTAGTCAATATAAATTCCATGAATTTTTTTATGTGAGTTTAAAGGAATTGTTTGAAAATGCACCACCGGAGACCCAACAACGGTGTCAAGATTTGGCGGAGGAATTTTTGCGTTATCCTGAATTAAAATTAGAAGACCGCCAACATTTAATTGCGGATACGAGACGGTTTTTGCTGCAATTACAAAGGTTGTTTGATTGTCGGAATCAGGTATCGAAAATTCGGGAAACGGAACAAGATCAAAAGCAAAATCAACAAACAGTTGCAAAGACAACTGGGATTACAGAACAGGCAAAGGTTGTTAATCTATCCTTAGAACAATCCTTAGAAAAAATTATCGGGCCTAGAAATAGCGATCGCGTGGCAAAATTAGGGGTTTTAACCGTATTTGATTTACTGTATTATTATCCCAGGGATCATATTGACTACGCCCGACAGGTCAAAATTAATGAACTAGAACCTGGGGAAACCGTCACCTTAATTGCTCAGGTAAAACGGTGTAATTGTTTTAGTAGTCCTCGGAATAAAAAATTAACCATATTAGAATTAGTATTAAGCGATAATACCGGACAGCTTAAAATTAGTCGATTTTATGCTGGAAATAGATATAGTAGTAAAGGTTGGCAACATCAACAAAAAAATAATTATGCAACCGGGGCGTTAATTGCAGCATCAGGTTTAGTCAAAAAAAATCAATATGGAATTACCTTAGATAACCCGGAATTAGAAGTTTTAGATGATGCCGGGGGGCAAATTGAATCAATGAAAATCGGGCGACTTTTGCCTGTGTATCCGTTATCGGATGGAGTCGGGGCGGATGTAGTTAGAAAAGCGGTAATTGCAGCTTTACCTGCGGCGAAACAATTGGCAGATGCGTTACCCGAAGAAGTATTAAATCAATATCAATTAATTGGGTTAACTAATGCCATTGAGAATATCCATTTTCCTCCAGACCGAGATTGTTTATCGGCGGCGAGACGGCGGTTAGTGTTTGATGAATTTTTCTATTTACAGTTAGGATTATTAACCCGGAGACAACAGCAGAAACAGGTTGAAACCAGTGCAGTTTTAGCACCCAAGGGAAAATTAATTGATGAATTTCATCAGATGTTACCCTTTCAATTAACCAATGCTCAAAATCGGGTAATTCAAGAAATTCTCCAAGATTTATATTCTCCTGAACCGATGAATAGATTAGTTCAAGGGGATGTAGGAGCAGGGAAAACTGTAGTGGCGGTGGTGGCAATGTTAGCGGCAATTCAAGCCGGATATCAAGCCGCATTAATGGCCCCGACGGAAGTTTTAGCCGAACAACATTATCGAAAATTAGTCGAGTGGTTTAATTTAATGCACCTACCTGTAGAATTATTAACAGGTTCAACAAAAGCTGGCAAACGACGTCAAATTCATGCCCATTTAGAAACGGGAGAATTGCCTGTTTTAGTCGGAACCCATGCCTTAATTCAAGATCAGGTTAATTTTCATCGTTTGGGGTTAGTAGTGATAGATGAACAACATCGGTTTGGAGTTCAACAACGAGCTAGATTACAACAAAAAGGAGAATCTCCCCACGTTTTAACCATGACAGCAACGCCCATTCCCCGAACATTAGCCTTAACCTTACATGGGGATTTAGATGTGAGTCAAATTGATGAACTTCCCCCCGGTCGCCAACCAATTCAAACTACAATTTTAAACGGAAAACAACGACGGGATGCCTATGATTTAATTCAGCGCGAGGTAGCAAAAGGCAGACAGGTTTATGTGGTGTTACCGTTAATTGAAGAATCGGAAAAATTAGATGTTAAATCGGCGGTGGAGGAACATCAAAAATTACAGTCTAAGATTTTTCCTGAGTTTAAAATTGGGTTGCTCCATGGTCGAATGAGTAGCGCGGAAAAAGATCAAGCTATTACTCTATTTCGGGATAGAGAAACCCAAATTCTGGTGTCAACAACGGTGGTGGAAGTAGGGGTTGATGTTCCCAATGCCACGGTGATGTTAATTGAAAATGCAGAACGATTTGGATTATCTCAGGTGCATCAATTACGGGGTAGGGTGGGTCGTGGAAAAGATAAATCCTATTGTTTATTAATGTTAGGAGGTTCTACCCCGGAAGCGCGACAACGGTTACAGGTTTTGGAACAATCTCAGGATGGGTTTTTGATTGCAGAAATGGATTTACAATTGCGGGGGCCAGGACAGGTTTTGGGTACTCGTCAGTCGGGTTTACCGGATTTTGCTTTAGCGAGTTTAGTCGAGGATCAGGAGGTGTTACAATTAGCTAGGGATGCCGCCCAAAAGGTATTAGAAAAAGATCCAAAGTTACAGGGTTTACCTTTAATGCGGGATGAATTAAATCGTCGTTATATTAAGATTATGGGAGGCAGCATTTTAACCTAA
- the tsf gene encoding elongation factor Ts, which translates to MAEISAKVVKELRDKTGAGMMDCKNALIQNDGDITKSIEWLRQKGITSADKKSSRSATEGLVGSYIHTGGRVGVIVEVNCETDFVARREEFKALVNNIAMQIAACPNVEYVSIDDIPASITAKEKEIEMKRDDLGNKPDNIKEKIVQGRIDKRLQELSLVDQPYIRNQDITVAELVKQSISLLGENIKIRRFARFVLGEGLEKEEKNFADEVAEQMGKA; encoded by the coding sequence ATGGCGGAAATCTCAGCAAAAGTGGTTAAGGAACTGCGCGATAAAACTGGCGCGGGGATGATGGACTGTAAGAACGCCCTGATTCAAAATGATGGGGATATCACGAAGTCTATCGAATGGTTACGTCAAAAGGGTATTACTTCTGCGGATAAAAAGAGCTCTCGCAGTGCTACCGAAGGCTTGGTGGGAAGTTATATTCACACTGGCGGACGGGTGGGGGTAATTGTGGAAGTCAACTGCGAAACCGACTTTGTGGCGCGTCGGGAGGAATTTAAGGCATTAGTGAATAATATTGCCATGCAAATTGCGGCTTGTCCTAATGTGGAATATGTTTCTATTGATGATATTCCCGCCAGCATTACCGCTAAGGAAAAAGAGATTGAAATGAAGCGGGATGATTTAGGAAATAAACCCGATAATATTAAGGAAAAAATTGTTCAAGGACGAATTGATAAGCGTCTTCAAGAGCTATCCTTAGTTGATCAACCTTACATTCGCAATCAAGATATTACGGTGGCGGAGTTGGTGAAACAAAGTATTTCTCTGTTAGGCGAAAATATTAAAATTCGTCGCTTTGCTCGTTTTGTTTTGGGTGAAGGCTTGGAGAAGGAAGAAAAGAATTTTGCGGATGAAGTCGCCGAACAAATGGGTAAAGCCTAG
- the rpsB gene encoding 30S ribosomal protein S2, whose translation MAVISLAEMLESGVHFGHQTRRWNPKMSPYIYTERNGVHIIDLVQTAELMEEAYDYVRSSSEDGKKFLFVGTKRQAAGIIASEAARCGGYYVNQRWLGGMLTNWATIKTRVDRLKTLEDRESSGYFDYLPKKEASVLRRELTKLRKYLGGIKAMRRVPDVVILVDQRREYNAVMECRKLDIPIVSLLDTNCDPDLADIHIPANDDAIRSIKLIVGKLADAIYEGRHGQGAEIAEEDYDYEAEYEEDEEVEDIGDLDSDSESEE comes from the coding sequence ATGGCCGTTATTAGTTTGGCAGAAATGCTGGAGTCTGGAGTTCACTTTGGACATCAGACCCGCCGTTGGAATCCGAAAATGTCTCCCTATATCTACACGGAGCGTAACGGGGTTCATATTATTGATTTAGTTCAAACCGCAGAACTGATGGAGGAGGCCTATGATTATGTCAGAAGTTCCTCCGAAGATGGGAAAAAGTTTCTGTTTGTCGGAACTAAACGCCAAGCCGCTGGAATTATCGCCAGCGAAGCCGCCCGTTGTGGTGGATATTATGTCAACCAACGTTGGTTGGGGGGAATGCTGACCAACTGGGCGACGATTAAAACCCGGGTTGACCGTCTGAAAACTTTGGAAGACCGCGAGTCTAGTGGTTATTTTGATTATCTTCCTAAAAAAGAAGCTTCGGTTTTACGTCGAGAATTGACGAAATTACGGAAGTATTTAGGCGGAATTAAAGCCATGCGTCGTGTTCCTGATGTGGTAATTTTAGTTGACCAACGCCGGGAATATAATGCGGTGATGGAATGTCGGAAATTAGATATTCCGATTGTATCTTTATTAGATACTAATTGTGATCCTGATTTGGCAGATATTCATATTCCCGCCAATGATGATGCTATTCGTTCAATTAAGTTGATTGTTGGTAAGTTAGCCGACGCAATTTATGAAGGGCGTCATGGTCAAGGTGCAGAAATAGCTGAAGAAGATTATGATTACGAAGCCGAATATGAAGAAGATGAAGAAGTTGAAGATATCGGCGATTTAGATTCTGATTCGGAGTCGGAAGAATAA
- a CDS encoding family 2 glycosyl transferase yields MMSPLKFDITPEISIILCTFNRAKHLNYCIDTVINQTYHNWELLVVDDGSQDHTFEIVNPYLQKFSNIRYLKHQNRKLAYAKNVGIQSSFGKYITFIDSDDSYAPNHIESRLTYLKSHPEIDLIQGGFFSDEDIIVADYYKPGKTINLKECVLGPTFFGKRKVFFELKGFDNIAYGEDTDFWQRAEKIFKTENITKPETYIYTRAETSITKSVLENISLHEN; encoded by the coding sequence ATGATGAGTCCTCTCAAGTTTGATATTACCCCTGAAATTAGCATTATTCTTTGTACATTCAATCGCGCTAAACATCTTAATTATTGTATTGATACTGTGATCAATCAAACTTACCACAATTGGGAACTTTTAGTAGTTGATGATGGCAGTCAAGATCATACTTTTGAAATTGTTAATCCTTATTTACAAAAATTTAGTAATATTCGTTATTTAAAGCATCAAAATAGAAAACTAGCTTATGCTAAAAATGTGGGTATTCAATCTTCCTTTGGGAAATATATCACCTTCATTGATAGTGATGATAGCTATGCACCTAATCACATAGAATCACGTCTTACTTATCTAAAATCTCATCCTGAAATTGATTTAATACAAGGCGGATTCTTTTCTGATGAAGATATTATAGTAGCTGATTATTATAAACCAGGGAAAACCATTAATTTAAAAGAATGTGTTTTAGGGCCTACATTTTTTGGTAAACGTAAAGTATTTTTTGAATTAAAAGGATTTGATAATATTGCTTATGGTGAAGATACAGATTTTTGGCAACGAGCAGAAAAAATATTTAAAACCGAAAACATTACCAAGCCAGAAACCTATATTTACACAAGAGCAGAAACAAGTATTACTAAGAGTGTTTTAGAAAATATTTCTTTACATGAAAATTAA
- a CDS encoding PIN domain protein like protein, with translation MKPLIILDTSPLVALIDKSDRFHGWSVQIWKTLVPPLFTCEAVISEACFLLHRTYGGEEAVIALLKSGVIKIPFHLTEEIEAIGNLMQRYQNIPMSLADACLVRMSELIPGSCILTLDSDFRIYSKNQQEIIDLIIADEI, from the coding sequence ATGAAGCCATTAATTATTTTAGATACCAGTCCTTTAGTTGCTCTAATTGATAAAAGCGATCGCTTTCACGGTTGGTCGGTACAGATTTGGAAAACCCTAGTTCCTCCATTATTCACTTGTGAAGCGGTTATTTCTGAAGCGTGTTTTTTGCTTCATAGAACCTATGGAGGAGAGGAAGCTGTTATTGCTTTATTGAAATCGGGAGTGATTAAAATACCCTTTCATTTAACAGAAGAAATTGAAGCTATTGGAAATTTAATGCAGCGTTATCAGAATATACCGATGTCTTTAGCCGATGCTTGTTTAGTCAGAATGAGTGAATTAATTCCAGGGAGTTGTATATTAACCTTAGATAGTGATTTTAGAATTTATAGCAAAAATCAGCAGGAAATAATTGATTTAATAATTGCTGATGAAATATAA
- a CDS encoding FolC bifunctional protein — translation MKYNMEKFLQKYQQFGINLGLERIKNLLKRLGNPHLNVPIIHVAGTNGKGSVCAYLSSILSQAGYRVGRYISPHLVDWTERLSINQQPISQSDFLEVLQQVENAILPDEFPPTLFEVVTVAAWLYFAQQKVDIAVMEVGLGGRLDATNVCDYPLVSVITSIGLDHQEYLGSTIAEIAFEKAGIIKPNCPVVVGILPPDAQQVIQQRATELNAPVTWVKPAVWVKQNGIQQTANYQGLEYPLPLLGNIQLINSAIAIATIQILHQQGWKISENALIQGIEKAQWPGRLQWITWKQHRLLIDGAHNPAAAVALREYVDSLEVSSISWVMGMLSTKDHTNIFKALLRPSDQLYLVPIPNHPYADPQQLATLAKSLCPDLKNCQTYPTLIPALDAAIKNENTLPVICGSLYLLGYFFELLQKT, via the coding sequence ATGAAATATAATATGGAAAAATTTTTACAAAAATATCAACAATTTGGGATTAATTTAGGTTTAGAACGGATTAAAAACCTACTAAAACGCTTAGGAAATCCTCACCTAAATGTTCCTATAATTCATGTAGCTGGAACTAATGGTAAAGGTTCGGTTTGTGCTTACCTATCTTCTATTTTATCACAAGCAGGTTATCGAGTTGGACGCTATATTTCCCCCCATTTAGTCGATTGGACAGAACGTTTATCAATTAATCAACAACCAATTTCACAATCGGATTTTTTAGAAGTTTTACAACAGGTAGAAAATGCCATTCTCCCCGATGAATTTCCCCCAACTTTATTTGAAGTAGTAACAGTTGCAGCTTGGTTATATTTTGCTCAACAAAAAGTAGATATAGCAGTCATGGAAGTGGGGTTAGGGGGACGTTTAGACGCCACTAATGTTTGTGATTATCCCTTGGTTAGTGTGATTACTTCCATTGGTTTAGACCATCAAGAATACCTGGGGTCAACAATAGCAGAAATTGCCTTTGAAAAGGCGGGAATTATTAAACCTAACTGTCCCGTGGTTGTCGGTATTTTACCCCCAGATGCTCAACAAGTTATTCAACAACGGGCAACGGAATTAAACGCCCCAGTAACGTGGGTTAAACCTGCGGTTTGGGTCAAACAAAATGGTATACAGCAAACAGCTAATTATCAAGGGTTAGAATACCCTTTACCCCTATTAGGAAATATACAATTAATTAATTCGGCGATCGCGATCGCTACTATCCAAATTCTACATCAACAAGGATGGAAAATTTCCGAAAATGCCCTAATTCAAGGCATAGAAAAAGCCCAATGGCCAGGACGCTTGCAATGGATTACCTGGAAACAGCATCGCCTATTAATTGATGGCGCCCATAACCCCGCCGCCGCCGTTGCTTTACGTGAATATGTGGATAGTTTAGAGGTTTCATCTATTAGTTGGGTGATGGGAATGTTATCGACAAAAGATCACACTAATATTTTTAAAGCCCTATTAAGACCCAGTGATCAATTATATTTAGTTCCTATTCCTAATCACCCTTATGCAGACCCCCAACAGTTAGCAACCCTAGCTAAAAGTTTATGTCCCGATTTAAAGAATTGTCAAACCTATCCCACATTAATTCCCGCGTTAGACGCTGCTATTAAAAATGAAAATACCTTACCAGTTATTTGTGGATCATTGTATTTATTAGGTTATTTTTTTGAACTTCTGCAAAAAACTTGA